AGCTCGTAGAGCACCGCTTCCCATTTATATTTAAATAGCTCTCACTAACGAGCATGCATCTTCATGAACTGGCTGACAGATGGTCACTGATCGCCAGTCACCTGCCAGGGCGGACTGACAACGAGATCAAGAATTACTGGAACGCTCATCTTAGCAGGCAGATCCACAGCTTCCGGCGCATGTACACCGCTGGCAAGGAAACCACCATAACCATCGACATGAACAAGCTTTCCACCGCTTCCAAGCGCCGAGGCGGCCGGGCACCAAGGAGCAGCACGAAGAAGCAGCCGGTGCTTGAGCCCACCAAGTCAATGGAATGCTCTAGGCCGGTCGGTGACATGTCATCATCAACATCAAGCCTACCTCAGGGAAACTCGGAAACTATGTTAGACCAGAACCAGCCGATCACCATCATCACTAATGATACAGCCTGTAGTGAGGAACCCATGATCATGGACCCCATAGATCTGAATGGTGGTGTCCTGGAGCCCAACTACGCGAACAACTCAATGGATCAGATTGGGATTTTGCAGGAGTGTGGGGAGATTGAGGCCCTGTTATCAAGCATCGACGACATGCCAGCTAGTGTGCTGACTGGCATCGAGCACAGAGGCAACTCACCT
This genomic interval from Triticum dicoccoides isolate Atlit2015 ecotype Zavitan unplaced genomic scaffold, WEW_v2.0 scaffold263641, whole genome shotgun sequence contains the following:
- the LOC119345642 gene encoding myb-related protein P-like produces the protein MHLHELADRWSLIASHLPGRTDNEIKNYWNAHLSRQIHSFRRMYTAGKETTITIDMNKLSTASKRRGGRAPRSSTKKQPVLEPTKSMECSRPVGDMSSSTSSLPQGNSETMLDQNQPITIITNDTACSEEPMIMDPIDLNGGVLEPNYANNSMDQIGILQECGEIEALLSSIDDMPASVLTGIEHRGNSPRVEDLLGMDWEGFASHLCDEPAQNDLLQTVKPQ